One genomic segment of Halalkalicoccus jeotgali B3 includes these proteins:
- a CDS encoding PadR family transcriptional regulator has protein sequence MHDLTGFQRDLLYVINGLDDPHGLALKAELESYYETEVHHGRLYPNLDTLVDKGLVEKSSMDRRTNLYKLSARGHRELDARREWEQQYLRETISAA, from the coding sequence ATGCATGACCTCACTGGCTTCCAGCGGGATCTGCTCTACGTCATCAACGGGTTAGACGATCCGCATGGCCTCGCACTCAAAGCCGAGCTCGAAAGCTACTACGAGACAGAGGTTCATCACGGGCGACTCTATCCAAACCTCGATACGCTCGTCGACAAAGGGCTCGTCGAGAAATCGTCGATGGATCGCCGAACGAACCTCTACAAGCTTTCGGCACGTGGCCATCGAGAACTCGACGCTCGTCGGGAATGGGAACAGCAGTACCTCCGTGAGACCATCAGTGCTGCCTGA
- a CDS encoding YihY/virulence factor BrkB family protein, whose product MDSQSIVSQAKLIKAIFSEKNITFLAGSIAYSAFVSLVPLLMFVLLAVSFVDPQLQQQVIDVATNNISPSVGGVIEVMIEQQSGAGAGSTITASIIGILTLVWGSLKVFRGIDTAFSEIYETTARESFTGQIKNGLLMLVTLTLGIVAVVVATNIVAFFSFVPFIEFVVPLVLVVGLVIAFFPMYYLFPEIDVEPRDVLPGTLFGAIGWAILQVLFQVYASLGGGDSNLIASILLLVTWLYFSAVILLLGAVINAVLIGRASGIVETETDPSTREVDRT is encoded by the coding sequence ATGGATAGTCAGTCGATTGTCTCGCAAGCGAAGTTAATAAAAGCCATATTCAGCGAAAAGAACATCACTTTCTTGGCCGGGAGCATCGCCTATAGTGCGTTCGTTTCGCTCGTTCCACTTCTCATGTTCGTCCTCCTTGCAGTCTCGTTCGTTGATCCCCAACTGCAGCAGCAAGTCATCGACGTCGCGACTAACAACATCTCTCCGTCAGTTGGTGGCGTCATCGAGGTTATGATCGAACAGCAGTCAGGCGCCGGCGCCGGTTCGACGATTACCGCGTCGATAATCGGGATACTCACTCTCGTTTGGGGTTCACTCAAAGTGTTTCGTGGGATAGACACTGCTTTCTCAGAGATCTACGAGACGACCGCTCGGGAGTCGTTTACCGGCCAAATCAAAAACGGTCTGCTAATGCTCGTTACACTCACGCTGGGGATCGTTGCGGTGGTCGTTGCCACCAATATTGTCGCGTTTTTTTCGTTCGTTCCGTTCATCGAGTTCGTGGTGCCACTCGTACTTGTCGTAGGCCTCGTTATCGCGTTCTTCCCGATGTACTACCTCTTCCCGGAAATCGACGTCGAACCCCGAGATGTGCTTCCAGGGACACTCTTTGGGGCCATCGGGTGGGCGATTTTGCAGGTCCTGTTTCAGGTATACGCCTCTCTGGGTGGGGGCGACAGCAATCTCATCGCGAGCATCCTCTTGTTAGTCACCTGGCTGTACTTCAGCGCCGTCATTCTGCTGTTGGGTGCAGTGATTAACGCAGTCCTCATCGGTCGCGCGAGCGGGATCGTCGAGACAGAGACTGACCCCTCGACGCGCGAGGTAGATCGAACGTGA
- a CDS encoding polysaccharide deacetylase family protein, translated as MTKSTVCLSIHFDAVSTWLWSYDSWNSPTRHSRGVYGAEVGAPRLLELFEQYTLPSTWCIPGHTIESFPEICEEVYAQGHGVQHHGWTHKGPSTYESKDAERSDIERGIESIRDLTGVKPVGYASPAWDFSEHTLDILQELGFEWDSSVMAADFRPHYLYGRWAAPEDGPYQRGEPTDIVELPVSWERDDFPPFTYTWSRPHRMGYVSEDTIFQKWYDQFDWMYDHVEDGVFVLTLHPQVIGQSHRLMRLEAFIQHVRSKPGTRFEKMSHVATEFRNANPRKTG; from the coding sequence ATGACAAAATCAACCGTGTGTCTCTCGATCCACTTCGACGCCGTATCAACGTGGCTCTGGTCGTACGATTCGTGGAACAGCCCAACGAGACACTCCCGTGGCGTGTACGGTGCGGAGGTGGGGGCTCCCCGGTTGCTTGAACTCTTCGAGCAGTACACTCTCCCATCCACGTGGTGCATCCCAGGTCATACAATCGAGAGCTTTCCAGAGATCTGTGAGGAAGTCTATGCACAAGGACACGGCGTTCAGCACCATGGATGGACACACAAGGGGCCCTCGACATACGAGAGCAAGGACGCAGAACGGTCGGACATCGAACGAGGTATCGAGTCCATTCGTGACCTCACCGGCGTGAAACCGGTCGGGTACGCCTCACCAGCTTGGGATTTCTCCGAGCACACGCTCGACATCCTACAGGAGCTGGGTTTCGAGTGGGATTCGAGTGTCATGGCAGCAGATTTTCGACCGCACTATCTTTACGGAAGGTGGGCCGCCCCCGAAGACGGCCCGTACCAGCGTGGTGAGCCGACGGACATCGTCGAACTACCAGTGTCGTGGGAACGTGACGATTTCCCCCCGTTCACTTATACGTGGTCCCGGCCCCACCGAATGGGGTACGTATCAGAGGACACCATCTTCCAGAAGTGGTACGATCAATTCGATTGGATGTACGACCACGTCGAGGACGGCGTGTTCGTATTGACGTTGCATCCGCAGGTAATCGGTCAATCGCATCGACTGATGCGACTCGAAGCGTTCATTCAACATGTTCGTTCGAAGCCCGGAACGAGGTTCGAGAAGATGTCTCACGTCGCAACCGAATTTCGCAACGCGAACCCTCGGAAAACCGGTTGA
- a CDS encoding DUF7471 family protein: MYSMFECSSVQGQKQRANGNGASTVCSALAVQSVVNAGTVFGFVPMIAHHLIKHTLDLLIAALALYAVYRSGPTQPQQVSRSE, encoded by the coding sequence ATGTACTCCATGTTCGAATGTAGCTCCGTCCAAGGGCAAAAGCAGCGGGCAAACGGCAATGGTGCCAGTACGGTCTGTAGTGCTCTGGCAGTGCAGTCGGTTGTTAATGCAGGAACCGTCTTCGGCTTTGTCCCGATGATCGCCCATCATCTAATCAAGCATACCCTCGATCTTCTCATTGCTGCTCTTGCCTTATATGCTGTCTACCGGAGCGGTCCTACTCAACCGCAGCAGGTATCCCGTTCCGAGTGA
- a CDS encoding aldo/keto reductase, with protein sequence MEYITVDGIEVPALGFGTARMNGYDEQYRAVSTALEIGYRHLDTAQMYGSEEAVGSAIADTDLDREELFVTTKLAPGNRDTEAVHDSTAASLERLGMEYVDLLLIHSPNDGIDHEETIRAMNDLQEEGSVRHIGVSNFSVQQTAEAMKYSETPIVTNQVKYHPYKSQADLLAFCIDENVMLTAYSPLAVGDVSDDETLTAIGQRYNKSAAQVALRWLVQQPMVSAIPMSSSAEHIRENFDVFDFELNDEDVRAIFDLQDGLPDDLADRLDI encoded by the coding sequence ATGGAGTACATCACTGTCGATGGAATCGAAGTTCCGGCACTTGGATTCGGAACGGCCCGAATGAACGGGTATGACGAGCAGTACCGTGCCGTCTCCACGGCCTTGGAAATCGGGTATCGACACCTCGACACCGCACAGATGTATGGGAGCGAGGAGGCGGTTGGCAGCGCGATCGCGGACACTGATCTCGACCGAGAGGAACTCTTCGTCACCACCAAACTCGCGCCCGGGAACCGCGATACTGAGGCCGTCCACGACTCCACAGCAGCGAGCCTCGAACGGTTAGGGATGGAGTACGTCGATCTACTGTTGATCCATTCGCCCAACGACGGGATCGACCACGAGGAGACGATCCGGGCGATGAACGACCTCCAGGAGGAGGGCAGTGTCCGACACATCGGCGTCAGCAACTTTTCAGTCCAACAGACCGCGGAGGCGATGAAGTACTCGGAGACGCCGATCGTGACGAACCAAGTCAAGTACCACCCCTACAAGTCCCAGGCTGACCTTCTGGCGTTCTGTATCGATGAGAACGTTATGCTGACCGCCTACAGCCCGCTTGCAGTTGGGGACGTCAGTGACGACGAAACGCTGACAGCAATCGGGCAACGGTACAACAAAAGCGCAGCACAGGTCGCACTCCGATGGCTGGTTCAACAGCCGATGGTTTCGGCGATCCCGATGTCCTCCTCGGCTGAACATATCCGGGAGAACTTCGACGTGTTCGACTTCGAACTCAACGACGAGGACGTCCGTGCCATATTCGACCTTCAGGACGGACTTCCAGATGATCTTGCAGACCGGCTTGATATATAA
- a CDS encoding alpha/beta hydrolase, with protein MQADEINPQAQAAVDRQDRLSLPHSRRGVKLLRLITRPAMWIRNRNPPRVGTTIDRRIPSPEGELDARLYLPDTDGPVPTVVFFHGGGFVLGSIDTHDWLCRHLTRESGCGVLSVDYRLAPEHPFPAAVEDAYAAAEWAATNPDAVNGTGTIAVAGDSAGGTLAAVVALIAAERDGPEITYQSLIYPAIGVEERQDSVQENTGIVLSEDDMEWFNRCYYVNDIHRRNPYADPANACDVSGVTPATVITAGFDPLRDGGNAYAEQLVRDGVSTRYRNYDDMVHGFITFRDVDRAREAIRGVGADLAEMLTEDGPSGDLR; from the coding sequence ATGCAGGCAGACGAAATTAACCCCCAAGCGCAGGCGGCGGTCGATCGACAGGATCGTCTTTCGCTCCCACACAGTCGCCGCGGGGTGAAGCTTCTCCGCCTTATTACTCGACCAGCGATGTGGATCCGCAATCGAAACCCGCCACGTGTTGGCACGACCATCGACCGACGGATTCCCAGCCCGGAAGGGGAACTCGACGCGCGTCTCTACTTACCGGATACGGATGGACCGGTTCCCACGGTCGTCTTCTTCCACGGCGGCGGGTTCGTTCTCGGAAGTATCGACACGCATGACTGGCTCTGTCGGCACCTCACACGAGAGAGTGGGTGTGGCGTTCTTTCGGTCGATTACCGGCTTGCTCCCGAACACCCCTTTCCGGCGGCCGTCGAAGACGCGTACGCCGCCGCCGAGTGGGCGGCCACGAATCCGGATGCTGTCAACGGGACCGGTACCATCGCGGTTGCGGGTGATTCGGCGGGTGGAACCCTCGCTGCCGTTGTGGCACTTATCGCCGCCGAGCGCGATGGCCCCGAGATCACTTATCAGTCCCTCATCTATCCCGCTATCGGCGTCGAGGAACGTCAGGACTCCGTTCAGGAGAACACAGGGATCGTCCTTAGCGAGGACGATATGGAGTGGTTCAACCGCTGTTACTACGTGAACGATATCCACAGGCGGAACCCGTATGCCGACCCGGCGAATGCCTGTGACGTCTCCGGCGTCACCCCCGCGACGGTCATAACAGCTGGATTCGACCCGCTCCGTGATGGCGGGAATGCGTATGCTGAACAACTCGTCCGTGACGGTGTTTCAACCCGGTACCGGAACTACGACGACATGGTTCACGGGTTCATCACGTTCCGCGACGTTGATCGGGCTCGCGAGGCTATCAGGGGGGTCGGCGCGGACCTCGCGGAGATGCTCACTGAGGACGGACCTTCTGGGGACCTTCGTTGA
- a CDS encoding thiolase family protein encodes MRSDTTPVIVQALRTPQGKEGGVLADIRSEDLSIPLINEILTETGLSGEDIDDLMWGCAQQRGEQDNNVARVIALLSELGEGTPATTINRWCASSMQAIISASDAIHAGQRDAIIAGGVESMSRVPKGGQSYQNLHPRLAEQYNVGDLEMGMTAENVAEEFVVSRESQDEYSLRSHQRAAEATDSGRFDDQIVPIKTEDGTVSEDEGIRRDTSIEALSELPTVFKNDGTVTPGNASQITDGAAATLVTSRGFAEDHDLEVLAEVGSNNVAGVDPTIMGVGPVPATEGLLERTGREIDEYDLVELNEAFASQTLYSQRQLGVPDEKFNVNGGAIALGHPLGASGARLPVTLVHELIQRDAERGLATLCVGFGQGAAIEFSRSEK; translated from the coding sequence ATGCGATCAGATACTACTCCGGTAATTGTACAAGCACTCCGAACGCCCCAAGGGAAAGAAGGCGGTGTACTCGCCGATATCCGCAGCGAAGATCTCTCGATTCCGCTAATCAACGAGATTCTCACCGAAACCGGACTCAGCGGCGAAGATATTGATGATCTGATGTGGGGTTGTGCTCAGCAACGCGGTGAACAAGACAATAACGTTGCGCGTGTCATTGCACTACTTTCAGAGCTCGGTGAGGGAACTCCCGCGACGACGATCAATCGCTGGTGTGCCTCTTCGATGCAGGCGATCATCTCTGCCTCTGATGCAATCCATGCCGGCCAACGTGACGCGATCATCGCTGGCGGGGTCGAGTCGATGAGTCGAGTCCCAAAAGGTGGCCAGTCCTATCAGAATCTTCACCCACGGCTTGCAGAGCAGTACAACGTCGGCGATCTGGAGATGGGGATGACCGCCGAAAATGTGGCCGAAGAATTCGTCGTCTCACGGGAATCACAAGACGAATACTCACTACGGAGCCACCAGCGCGCTGCCGAGGCAACCGATTCTGGCCGCTTTGACGACCAAATTGTTCCTATCAAGACCGAGGATGGTACTGTCAGCGAGGATGAGGGGATTCGCCGGGATACTTCGATAGAGGCTCTTTCGGAGCTGCCAACAGTGTTCAAGAATGACGGTACCGTCACGCCTGGCAATGCCTCCCAGATCACTGATGGCGCCGCAGCGACGCTGGTAACAAGTCGCGGGTTTGCAGAGGATCACGATCTAGAGGTGCTCGCAGAGGTCGGCTCGAACAATGTCGCAGGCGTTGATCCGACGATCATGGGTGTCGGGCCTGTACCCGCAACCGAGGGACTGCTTGAGCGAACCGGAAGGGAAATCGATGAGTACGATCTCGTCGAGCTCAACGAGGCGTTCGCGAGCCAAACGCTCTACAGCCAGCGTCAGCTCGGCGTCCCCGATGAGAAGTTCAACGTCAACGGTGGGGCAATTGCGCTGGGTCACCCGCTGGGCGCCAGCGGCGCGCGGTTGCCGGTCACGCTGGTCCACGAACTGATCCAGCGCGACGCCGAGCGTGGGCTCGCAACGCTGTGTGTCGGGTTCGGGCAGGGAGCAGCAATCGAGTTCTCACGGTCGGAAAAGTAG
- a CDS encoding TRAP transporter permease has product MGNQSSIPGWLAPLNILRASVYLLGITFTLYTIYYAYSLFFIRLRYSNLFVGMGIALFYLDYVHKHYEASDEKNNVADDSTGGSSSVSNVIGTLRSVAHRIDPLVAVGLAFLALWSTAYVELNFSRLFYDAPVVGYTETDLLIGVALIALAVDATRRAFGNIIATVTVGAILYAHTLVGPRMPGVLRHTGMSWEQIARDGAIGLTGVYHETLMGIGATWVAIFIMFAGIAKAYGLMDFVLEAGREVGSSLRTGIVQVAVIASMIMGSITGSAAANTATTGSFTIPMLKDQGVRDDFAAAIEGVASAGGQMLPPVMGVAAFLMADIIGVPYVDIIRAGLIPAALFYFSVGIGIHFAVLKFGWTTERLTEFEPRILLQGIHFTIPLGVLLYTLVILRFTPLSAGMYTIFTIMLVVPVRNVLVDGASNETIARTVKQTVDGLYQGGVEMAPLVGVLAAMGVIIELLTQTGLAQRVSTLIVGLGGGSLLVVLLLAMLASILFGLGMPTPAAYILVVILVAPGVNAMNVPEITTHMFVFYFAMLSAITPPVAISVAVGSRIAETSFTRSCLQALRIGAPGFVIPFAFVTNNSLIYWSLPMTLVTFPLVLTGTIALTAATVGYDGSRRLGYRHRGLYIVLACGAMFGPAIHIAVQATAAAAILVLLLLSNIKSISQLPIPIKN; this is encoded by the coding sequence ATGGGGAACCAATCCAGCATACCAGGGTGGTTGGCCCCCCTCAACATCCTTCGAGCCTCTGTCTACCTCCTTGGCATTACCTTCACCCTATATACGATCTACTATGCCTATTCACTTTTTTTCATTCGTCTCCGTTACTCAAACCTCTTCGTTGGAATGGGGATCGCGCTGTTCTATCTGGATTACGTCCACAAACACTACGAAGCCAGCGATGAGAAAAACAATGTCGCTGACGATTCTACGGGTGGAAGTAGTAGTGTTTCTAATGTGATCGGAACACTCCGTTCAGTAGCCCACCGCATAGATCCACTGGTGGCAGTCGGACTCGCATTTCTTGCGCTCTGGTCAACCGCCTACGTCGAGCTTAACTTTAGCCGATTGTTCTACGACGCGCCGGTCGTAGGATACACGGAGACGGATCTGCTGATAGGGGTCGCGCTAATCGCGCTCGCAGTCGACGCGACCCGGCGAGCATTCGGGAACATTATTGCTACTGTCACCGTCGGAGCAATTCTCTACGCCCACACGCTGGTCGGTCCGAGGATGCCCGGTGTTCTCAGGCACACCGGAATGAGCTGGGAGCAGATCGCCCGTGACGGTGCGATCGGACTCACAGGCGTGTATCACGAAACGCTGATGGGTATTGGCGCGACTTGGGTCGCGATCTTCATCATGTTTGCAGGGATCGCGAAGGCCTATGGACTGATGGACTTCGTCCTCGAGGCTGGACGCGAGGTAGGATCAAGCCTTCGGACCGGAATCGTCCAAGTCGCTGTGATTGCAAGCATGATCATGGGTTCGATTACGGGTAGTGCCGCAGCGAACACCGCAACAACGGGCAGTTTTACCATCCCGATGCTCAAAGATCAGGGCGTTCGTGACGATTTCGCCGCTGCGATTGAGGGTGTCGCAAGCGCGGGCGGCCAGATGCTACCGCCTGTTATGGGCGTAGCGGCGTTTCTCATGGCGGATATCATTGGAGTTCCATATGTCGATATCATTCGTGCAGGATTGATACCGGCCGCGTTGTTTTACTTCAGCGTTGGAATTGGAATCCATTTTGCAGTGTTAAAATTTGGATGGACGACTGAGCGACTAACCGAATTTGAGCCACGAATCTTGTTACAGGGGATCCATTTCACGATCCCGCTTGGAGTACTGCTGTATACACTTGTCATTCTTCGGTTCACTCCATTGAGCGCCGGTATGTACACTATTTTCACTATTATGCTAGTCGTCCCGGTTCGAAATGTTCTCGTTGACGGCGCCTCTAACGAGACGATAGCTCGAACGGTCAAACAAACCGTCGACGGCCTCTATCAGGGCGGGGTTGAAATGGCTCCCCTTGTCGGTGTACTCGCAGCGATGGGTGTCATTATCGAACTGCTTACGCAAACAGGGCTCGCCCAGCGAGTAAGTACACTAATCGTTGGCCTCGGTGGTGGTTCGTTATTAGTTGTCCTTTTACTCGCCATGCTTGCCAGCATTCTCTTTGGGCTCGGGATGCCGACGCCTGCAGCGTACATCCTTGTCGTGATTCTAGTCGCGCCGGGCGTCAACGCAATGAACGTCCCGGAAATCACCACTCATATGTTCGTTTTCTACTTTGCCATGTTGTCCGCTATTACCCCACCGGTAGCGATATCTGTTGCTGTCGGCTCGCGAATTGCAGAAACGAGCTTTACACGATCCTGTCTACAGGCCCTTCGAATCGGTGCACCTGGTTTCGTCATTCCTTTTGCGTTCGTTACTAACAATAGCCTCATCTACTGGTCGCTACCGATGACATTGGTAACGTTCCCACTTGTGCTCACGGGAACGATTGCGCTGACTGCCGCGACCGTTGGCTACGACGGTTCGAGACGACTAGGATACCGACACCGGGGGTTATACATTGTTCTCGCGTGTGGTGCGATGTTCGGACCAGCGATCCATATCGCAGTGCAGGCAACAGCAGCAGCAGCTATTCTCGTATTACTGCTGCTCTCAAACATTAAAAGCATCTCACAACTACCGATCCCCATCAAGAATTAA
- a CDS encoding TAXI family TRAP transporter solute-binding subunit has protein sequence MGVGAVGLAGCIGDSEPEQIDDGNESSEGTLRMRTATSTTAAYAGNQGIAAAVNENTDTIFVEAQTSPGTEANIGALQSGEAEMVYIQNWSAADVLEGVEPFNNLDFTMNQVFHYYDLPWFFCTADEGLESLANIESDTTISPTPRGSGTASALEHALEYAAEDYERVSQTYGEQASAMNEDRLDIGVGTALNFEIIPGWLQEMMGTVDLRILEVPNDVVEAWENDDRLIAESFPGSVVENAAFAPEEVWSIAFSYNFVSRNDLDYDAVYEFLNVLYENRDGLAEYHALLSQLEDESFWVRSPYENIPFHPAAADFYEEIGIWSEEFERGEG, from the coding sequence ATGGGTGTAGGGGCGGTCGGACTTGCAGGCTGTATCGGCGATAGTGAACCCGAACAAATAGATGATGGCAATGAATCCTCAGAGGGCACGTTGCGGATGCGGACCGCCACATCAACGACAGCTGCCTATGCAGGCAATCAAGGAATCGCGGCAGCTGTCAACGAAAACACGGACACAATTTTCGTTGAGGCACAGACTAGCCCCGGTACTGAGGCAAACATTGGGGCGTTACAAAGCGGCGAGGCCGAGATGGTTTATATCCAGAACTGGTCCGCTGCCGACGTCTTAGAGGGCGTTGAGCCGTTCAATAACCTTGATTTCACGATGAATCAGGTCTTTCACTACTATGACCTACCCTGGTTTTTCTGTACAGCAGATGAAGGGCTGGAGTCACTCGCTAACATCGAATCTGACACAACAATCTCGCCGACCCCTCGAGGGTCGGGGACCGCGTCCGCCCTTGAGCATGCACTCGAGTATGCGGCGGAGGACTACGAACGTGTCAGCCAGACCTACGGGGAACAAGCTAGTGCAATGAATGAGGATCGTCTTGATATTGGCGTTGGGACCGCCTTGAACTTCGAGATCATCCCTGGCTGGCTCCAGGAAATGATGGGCACTGTCGACCTTCGAATACTTGAGGTTCCCAACGACGTAGTTGAGGCCTGGGAAAACGACGACCGTTTAATCGCAGAATCATTCCCTGGATCTGTCGTTGAGAATGCCGCCTTTGCTCCAGAGGAGGTGTGGAGCATTGCGTTTTCGTACAACTTCGTGAGTCGAAACGATTTAGACTACGACGCAGTCTACGAGTTCCTCAACGTACTGTACGAGAATCGCGATGGGCTGGCGGAATATCATGCGCTATTATCCCAACTTGAAGATGAATCGTTCTGGGTTCGAAGCCCATACGAAAATATCCCCTTCCACCCTGCAGCAGCCGACTTCTATGAAGAAATCGGAATCTGGAGCGAGGAGTTTGAACGCGGGGAGGGCTGA
- a CDS encoding AsnC family transcriptional regulator gives MSTDAPPNWEFKDRDVVILRELSKNPQISSRKLTKILDQEYDIDVSHVTVSESIRKMRQQGVFREAIVPNEEYFIFGLFEFKFNPENFEDSWRDAMEYIRDDQHTLFYFLSDGEYQWKSVMMFPYREAESRWIHEFYKEHGNIIDNIRNSVIHNVLKFQTDPELLNDLSKHRE, from the coding sequence ATGTCCACTGACGCCCCACCGAATTGGGAATTCAAGGATCGCGATGTCGTTATTCTTCGCGAACTCTCGAAGAATCCACAGATCTCCTCGCGTAAACTGACCAAGATACTTGATCAGGAGTATGATATTGACGTCTCGCACGTCACTGTCAGCGAGTCAATCCGGAAGATGCGCCAGCAAGGTGTCTTTCGCGAAGCGATCGTACCTAATGAAGAGTACTTCATATTTGGGTTATTCGAGTTCAAATTCAATCCTGAAAATTTCGAGGACAGTTGGCGAGATGCGATGGAATACATCCGCGATGATCAACATACGCTCTTTTACTTCCTGTCTGACGGTGAGTATCAATGGAAGTCAGTGATGATGTTTCCATACCGTGAGGCCGAATCACGATGGATTCATGAGTTCTATAAAGAACATGGCAATATAATTGACAATATTCGCAACTCCGTAATTCACAACGTATTGAAGTTCCAGACCGATCCTGAACTGCTAAACGACCTCTCGAAACACAGAGAATGA
- a CDS encoding MaoC/PaaZ C-terminal domain-containing protein: protein MSLFTESKVGEFSQTKGRTLTETDLMNFAGISGDFNYLHTDAKRMEESEFGERIVHGALVFSVMTGLLWQSRSEEDQDAVVAFYGIDRLRFVKPVFLGDTIHVESEVIETEQREHPVANGLIRYDLQVKNQHEDVVLACEFLSLVT from the coding sequence ATGAGTCTGTTTACCGAGAGTAAGGTAGGAGAGTTCTCCCAAACGAAGGGACGGACACTCACGGAGACCGATCTCATGAACTTTGCAGGCATTAGCGGCGACTTCAACTATCTCCATACCGACGCAAAGCGGATGGAAGAATCCGAGTTTGGCGAGCGGATCGTTCATGGTGCGCTCGTATTCAGTGTAATGACGGGACTTCTCTGGCAGTCCCGGAGTGAAGAGGATCAAGATGCGGTCGTCGCCTTCTACGGTATCGACCGGCTGCGATTCGTGAAACCGGTGTTCTTAGGCGACACTATCCATGTCGAGAGCGAAGTTATCGAAACAGAGCAACGGGAGCATCCTGTCGCTAATGGCTTAATACGATATGATCTACAAGTCAAAAACCAGCACGAAGATGTCGTACTTGCCTGCGAGTTTCTCTCGCTCGTTACGTAA
- a CDS encoding PaaI family thioesterase yields the protein MSSNTLDGLQSFTERHDYHSWLDLQLDNVDHGKVQISIPANENLHNPGRNGLIHGGIAATLIDTASGFALRTTFEDPVTARLATTDLNVSYLRPATGTLIAEAKVLRAGETTGVTDVSVKSTDEDESVAAGRTTY from the coding sequence ATGTCGAGCAACACTCTTGATGGGTTACAATCGTTCACCGAACGACATGACTATCACTCATGGCTTGATCTTCAGCTCGACAACGTTGACCATGGGAAGGTTCAGATATCCATCCCGGCGAACGAGAACCTTCATAATCCTGGTCGGAACGGGTTGATCCATGGCGGGATTGCAGCAACCCTGATTGACACTGCGAGCGGCTTCGCGCTTCGAACGACCTTCGAGGACCCCGTAACGGCGCGCCTCGCAACAACGGATCTCAATGTTTCGTATCTGCGCCCAGCAACTGGTACTCTAATCGCCGAGGCGAAGGTGCTCCGCGCGGGCGAAACGACGGGCGTCACTGATGTCTCTGTCAAAAGCACGGATGAGGACGAGTCGGTCGCGGCGGGACGCACGACCTACTGA